A stretch of the Photobacterium sp. CCB-ST2H9 genome encodes the following:
- the bolA gene encoding transcriptional regulator BolA has translation MIQERIEQKLQQSLSPAHLEVVNESYMHNVPAGAESHFKVVVVCHEFEGQRLIGRHRMINTILADELANHIHALAIHTYTPDEWQTQQAAPDSPACLGGSKFG, from the coding sequence ATGATCCAGGAACGTATCGAACAAAAATTACAGCAATCTTTATCTCCGGCTCACCTGGAAGTGGTGAATGAAAGCTATATGCACAATGTGCCGGCAGGGGCTGAAAGTCACTTTAAAGTCGTCGTTGTCTGTCATGAATTTGAAGGTCAGCGACTGATCGGTCGCCATAGAATGATAAATACGATTCTGGCTGATGAGCTGGCGAATCATATCCACGCGCTGGCGATTCACACTTATACACCGGATGAGTGGCAGACGCAGCAGGCTGCACCCGATTCACCCGCTTGTTTGGGTGGCAGTAAGTTCGGGTAA